One stretch of Schlesneria sp. DSM 10557 DNA includes these proteins:
- a CDS encoding SHD1 domain-containing protein, with product MRTCSVRNACLASFVWLFVLLSLSPTPVMSQDDYRTWSDSTGKNKIKARFIKVEDDVVTLEKQDGDEVEIELKKLSSADQKFVSNLQKEEEDSPFKTKRDDPFKSKSSGKKPASGKASADDSGGPRTVTVDLSGVEQISLAATGEPWKLDIVAPESSPAATRLKSIPLPSKTNFFEGLKGMAISRGTTSKFAVVGYLLDKHGEGGTIRVAICDLKTGKCGTPAVGVGKMVPIALHDDGQQIIMRREEFGFGNQDRLEVWIPKGNKVTKKVSWTPYEADQGAARDVLWAEFVNAETLATSSRDGKVVLWKFPEIEPVCQFDTANGAVPALSPDRKWIAFSNGSDVGVFDIEKQEVVAIQQTPTKLQWPYMAFSPTCQKLACLAFDKVLVWNLATGELERTIPCTGLNVHGSIEFPDDAFVLVGNHYLLDLQNQLKLWTYEGAEQVRSADGITYFAVTEGEKKAGALVPLQIPHPAAKTLLKKALTDPDLFVLREGTTVKIDVSGIPDATQRDRVVKGLTRQLEAIGCKAGANGSINLLASVEGPKDTEINFIAVGTYKFKEYVSQVKFTYRDQPVWHSAQTNAPGIVQLQKGENMDSHLRAREKPSYEFFENVQLPKFLQKPSAGQGPGHSLTLGQSKVSTTGIR from the coding sequence ATGCGAACTTGCTCAGTCCGAAACGCTTGCCTCGCTTCGTTTGTTTGGCTGTTCGTTCTTTTGTCCCTCTCGCCCACGCCAGTGATGTCACAGGACGACTACCGCACCTGGTCAGACTCGACCGGAAAGAACAAGATCAAGGCCAGGTTTATCAAGGTAGAGGACGACGTCGTCACCCTGGAAAAACAGGATGGAGACGAAGTTGAAATCGAGTTGAAGAAACTGAGCAGTGCGGATCAAAAGTTCGTATCCAACCTGCAGAAAGAAGAGGAAGACAGCCCCTTCAAGACCAAGCGCGACGACCCCTTCAAAAGCAAATCATCGGGAAAGAAACCGGCTTCCGGTAAAGCGAGCGCCGATGATTCAGGGGGCCCCCGGACGGTGACTGTTGACCTCTCGGGTGTCGAACAGATCAGTCTGGCCGCGACGGGTGAGCCGTGGAAGCTGGATATCGTCGCCCCCGAGTCATCTCCTGCAGCGACCCGCTTGAAGTCGATTCCGCTTCCCTCGAAGACCAACTTTTTTGAGGGCTTAAAGGGGATGGCGATCAGTCGTGGAACGACATCAAAGTTTGCCGTAGTGGGGTATCTCCTGGATAAGCACGGGGAAGGGGGGACGATTCGAGTCGCGATTTGCGACCTGAAAACGGGCAAATGCGGTACCCCCGCAGTCGGCGTCGGCAAAATGGTTCCCATTGCCCTGCATGATGATGGGCAGCAAATCATCATGCGCCGCGAAGAATTTGGATTCGGTAATCAGGACCGTCTTGAGGTCTGGATCCCCAAAGGAAACAAGGTCACTAAAAAGGTTTCATGGACTCCCTACGAGGCGGATCAGGGTGCTGCCCGTGATGTCCTCTGGGCTGAGTTCGTGAACGCGGAAACGCTGGCCACGTCGAGTCGCGACGGGAAAGTCGTGCTCTGGAAGTTCCCCGAAATTGAACCGGTCTGCCAGTTCGACACTGCCAACGGTGCGGTTCCCGCCCTGAGTCCAGATCGGAAATGGATCGCCTTCTCTAACGGTTCCGACGTTGGTGTATTTGACATTGAAAAACAGGAAGTGGTCGCGATTCAACAAACGCCGACCAAGCTCCAATGGCCTTACATGGCTTTCAGTCCCACGTGTCAAAAGCTGGCCTGTCTTGCCTTCGACAAAGTCCTGGTCTGGAACCTCGCGACGGGCGAACTCGAGCGGACTATTCCCTGTACGGGACTTAACGTGCATGGAAGTATTGAGTTCCCCGATGATGCCTTTGTCCTGGTAGGCAATCACTACCTGCTCGATCTGCAGAATCAACTGAAACTCTGGACTTACGAGGGAGCCGAGCAGGTTCGCTCGGCGGATGGAATCACCTATTTCGCGGTGACCGAAGGCGAAAAGAAAGCCGGTGCACTCGTCCCGCTGCAGATTCCTCATCCCGCCGCCAAAACACTCCTGAAGAAGGCATTGACCGATCCTGACCTGTTTGTTTTACGAGAGGGGACGACAGTCAAAATTGATGTCAGTGGGATCCCCGATGCCACACAACGGGACCGCGTGGTCAAAGGCCTGACCAGGCAACTCGAAGCCATCGGCTGCAAGGCGGGGGCCAACGGTTCCATCAATCTGCTGGCCAGTGTTGAAGGACCCAAAGACACCGAAATCAATTTCATTGCCGTCGGGACTTATAAGTTCAAAGAATACGTGAGTCAGGTGAAATTCACTTACCGAGACCAGCCGGTCTGGCATTCCGCTCAGACGAACGCACCCGGGATTGTGCAGTTGCAGAAGGGTGAGAATATGGACAGCCACCTCCGCGCCCGGGAAAAGCCGAGCTACGAATTCTTCGAGAACGTCCAGTTGCCGAAGTTTCTACAGAAACCGAGTGCAGGACAGGGGCCGGGACATTCACTGACACTGGGCCAGTCAAAGGTTTCCACCACAGGGATTCGCTGA
- a CDS encoding RraA family protein: MTESTPSTITLAMMRESLYSAVVSDALDALGYKRQSPRLPIRPFTTSGLLVGRCKTSLWVDMAHVDPRPYELELKAVDECQPDDVLIAAAGGSVRSGIWGELLTTAALNQGCVGAIIDGAIRDVTKIRALNFPVFARETCVYDSFNRQRVVDIDVPVEIDGVTFCSGDLVFADEDGIVVVPQAIEAEAIQRAWNKVHAENEVRDSIRNGLKAGEAFAKYGVL, encoded by the coding sequence ATGACCGAATCGACCCCCTCGACCATCACACTCGCGATGATGCGTGAGTCGCTTTACAGTGCTGTCGTCAGCGATGCACTGGACGCACTTGGCTACAAGCGTCAATCGCCTCGACTTCCGATTCGTCCCTTCACAACCAGCGGCCTGCTGGTTGGACGCTGCAAGACTTCCCTTTGGGTCGACATGGCTCATGTAGATCCCCGCCCGTACGAACTGGAACTCAAGGCCGTTGACGAATGTCAGCCCGATGACGTCCTGATTGCGGCGGCTGGTGGATCAGTCCGATCAGGGATCTGGGGAGAGCTCCTCACGACCGCGGCCCTCAATCAAGGATGCGTCGGAGCGATCATCGATGGTGCGATTCGTGACGTCACCAAGATTCGTGCGTTGAACTTCCCCGTCTTCGCACGTGAAACCTGCGTGTATGACAGCTTCAATCGCCAGCGCGTCGTGGATATCGATGTCCCGGTGGAAATCGATGGGGTGACGTTCTGTTCCGGAGACCTCGTCTTCGCGGACGAAGACGGCATTGTTGTCGTTCCTCAAGCCATCGAAGCGGAAGCAATTCAGCGTGCCTGGAATAAGGTCCACGCCGAAAACGAAGTTCGCGATTCGATCCGCAACGGATTGAAAGCGGGCGAAGCTTTTGCCAAATACGGTGTTCTGTAA
- a CDS encoding right-handed parallel beta-helix repeat-containing protein — MSARYLFLMGFLVVTSSVTASEIYVNNVVGRDSDDGVTPTGREGNAGPVQSLKRAIQLARFGDIIILANTGTPYYDSISLTGSRNSGTAYTPFMIQGNGSTISGLRRLPPGSWRRESRSLWKVTLTRKGFYRLLRDGKPLPESIPESGLDPRPHLQPGHWAAWQGSLYFRQDRPELPEDELFTYAADQTGISLHQVSNVVISDVKIEHFRFDGIHAQGLCDGIKLDNVVAVENGRAGVVSSGASRIEIFGGQIRRNGRHQLLILDRSKATPYESDIEESVPMAPQPAVGRRINGEVKMTLRP; from the coding sequence ATGTCAGCTCGATACCTCTTTTTGATGGGATTTCTTGTTGTGACCAGTTCTGTCACAGCGTCAGAAATTTACGTCAACAATGTCGTTGGTCGCGATTCAGACGATGGAGTGACCCCGACCGGCCGCGAAGGAAACGCGGGACCGGTTCAATCTCTCAAGCGGGCGATTCAGCTTGCGCGATTCGGGGACATCATCATCCTCGCCAACACGGGGACCCCTTACTACGACTCGATCTCCCTCACGGGCAGCCGAAACAGTGGCACTGCATACACTCCCTTCATGATTCAGGGAAATGGGTCCACCATCAGCGGGCTGAGAAGACTCCCTCCCGGAAGCTGGCGACGCGAGAGTCGCTCATTGTGGAAGGTGACGCTGACGAGAAAGGGCTTCTATCGACTGCTGCGGGACGGTAAGCCACTTCCCGAGTCTATTCCGGAGAGCGGCCTGGATCCTCGACCTCATCTTCAACCCGGTCATTGGGCTGCCTGGCAGGGGAGCCTGTACTTTCGCCAGGATCGCCCCGAGCTACCTGAAGATGAACTGTTTACCTACGCAGCGGATCAGACAGGAATCTCTCTGCATCAGGTGAGCAATGTTGTGATCTCTGATGTGAAGATCGAGCACTTCCGCTTCGATGGAATTCACGCGCAAGGTCTCTGCGACGGAATCAAACTGGACAACGTTGTCGCCGTCGAAAACGGCCGTGCAGGTGTCGTCTCGAGCGGTGCTTCACGGATTGAAATTTTTGGCGGGCAGATCCGAAGAAACGGTCGCCATCAATTGCTGATTCTGGATCGGTCGAAAGCGACCCCGTACGAATCCGATATCGAAGAGTCTGTTCCGATGGCGCCC